A part of Anabas testudineus chromosome 9, fAnaTes1.2, whole genome shotgun sequence genomic DNA contains:
- the LOC113150216 gene encoding zinc finger CCCH domain-containing protein 13-like, with product RERDRQRQRDREDRETDRETDRETDRETEKTDRERERQRDRQRERETDRQRDRQRDRQRDRQRETETDRQTDRQTERQTERQTERQRRQTERQTERERETDREREKTDRERQRDRQRETDREDREDRQRDRQRDRQRRQTERQTERERDRETDREEQRDRQRDRQRRQRRQTERQTERQTERDRQRDRQRDREDRQRDRQRERERQTERERDRERQTDRETDRERETDREREDRQRERERETDRETDRQRDRQRDRQTERQTERQRERQTERQTERETERETDRETEGQTEKTDRETDRETDRETEGQTEKTDRETDRETDRERERDRQREREDRQRERERERQTERQTDRETDRETDRQRDRQRDRQRERERERDREDRETDREDRERDREDRQTDRQRDRQTDRETEKTDRQTD from the exons agagagagagacagacagagacagagagacagagaagacagagagacagacagagagacagacagagagacagacagagagacagagaagacagacagagagagagagagacagagagacagacagagagagagagagacagacagacagagagacagacagagagacagacagagagacagacagagagagacagagacagacagacagacagacagacagacagagagacagacagagagacagacagagagacagagaagacagacagagagacagacagagagagagagagagacagacagagagagagagaagacagacagagagagacagagagacagacagagagagacagacagagaagacagagaagacagacagagagacagacagagagacagacagagaagacagacagagagacagacagagagagagagagacagagagacagacagagaagaacagagagacagacagagagacagacagagaagacagagaagacagacagagagacagacagagagacagacagagagagacagacagagagacagacagagagacagagaagacagacagagagacagacagagagagagagagagacagacagagagagagagagacag agagagacagacagacagagagacagacagagagagagagacagacagagagagagaagacagacagagagagagagagagagagacagacagagagacagacagacagagagacagacagagagacagacagacagagagacagacagagagacagagagagagacagacagagagacagacagagagagagacagagagagagacagacagagagacagagggacagacagagaagacagacagagagacagacagagagacagacagagagacagagggacagacagagaagacagacagagagacagacagagagacagacagagagagagagagagacagacagagagagagagaagacagacagagagagagagagagagagagacagacagagagacagacagacagagagacagacagagagacagacagacagagagacagacagagagacagacagagagagagagagagagagagagacagagaagacagagagacagacagagaagacagagagagagacagagaagacagacagacagacagacagagagacagacagacagacagagagacagagaagacagacagacagacagac
- the pomt1 gene encoding protein O-mannosyl-transferase 1 isoform X1 has product MMLQLPLVMTVQMDLVLLLVSVLAFWTRLSQLSYPNAVVFDEVYYGQFVSLYMKRVFFIDDSGPPLGHMILALGAYLGGFDGNFVWNRIGAEYPSSVNVWSLRLLPALCGALCVPLVYLLTLELKFSHLSALGAALLLLLENSLIVQSRFMLLESVLIFFVLLAVFSYLRFHNAPSCSWFRYGWLLLSGASCAAAIGVKYMGVFSHLLLLGVASLHTWTMIGDRTVSHLNVCLQCVCRVVCLLVVPVLLYVFWFYIHLSILNRSGPHDQLMSSAFQASLQGGLSRITQGQPLEVAYGSQVTLRSSASQPIPCWLHSHKANYPIRYENGRGSSHQQQVTCYPFKDVNNWWIIKDPSRQELVVSSPPRPIRHGDVIQLVHGMTSRFLNSHDVAAPMSPHAQEISGYIDFNVSMPAQNLWRVEVSNRDSESEVWKTILSEVRLVHVNTSAVLKLSGVSLPDWGFRQLEVVAEKLFKAHSSSLGWTVEEHRYGTSEEQKEREAELHSPTHIDVDRKISFWAKFLELQWKMLTVKQEDSEHKYSSAPLEWITMETNIAYWLHPTTNAQIHLIGNPVSWGVANLCLMAYQLLAAVYLLRRRRGFKDLPDGVWSQFVCLGCVCVGGWLVNFVPFLLMEKTLFLYHYLPAQCYLYLLSPALLEHAHTHLLSSATHRRALCMCLSAGLLSVFLSYRNFCPLTYGSPELSANQLQALKWRDTWDILYRRH; this is encoded by the exons ATGATGCTGCAGCTCCCCCTGGTGATGACGGTTCAAATGGacctggtgctgctgctggtctctGTTCTGGCCTTCTGGACTAGACTGAGCCAGCTCAGCTACCCCAATGCAgtggt gtttgaTGAGGTGTATTATGGCCAGTTCGTGTCTCTCTACATGAAGAGAGTTTTCTTCATCGATGACAGCGGGCCGCCACTCGGTCACATGATCCTGGCCCTCGGAG CGTACCTAGGAGGATTTGATGGGAACTTTGTGTGGAACAGAATTGGAGCAG AATATCCCAGTAGTGTGAATGTGTGGAGTCTGCGGTTGCTGCCGGCTCTGTGTGGAGCTCTCTGTGTTCCTCTGGTTTACCTGTTGACTCTGGAGTTGAAGTTCTCtcacctgtctgctctgggAGCTgcgctgctgttgctgctgg AGAACTCTCTGATTGTTCAGTCGCGTTTCATGCTGCTCGAGTCTGTTCTCATCTTCTTTGTGTTGTTGGCCGTCTTTTCATACCTGCGCTTCCACAACGCCCCCAGCTG CTCCTGGTTCAGGTACGGATGGCTGCTACTCTCAGGTGCCTCCTGTGCTGCAGCAATTGG GGTCAAGTATATGGGTGTGTtctctcacctgctgctgctgggcgTGGCCTCTCTGCACACCTGGACTATGATTGGGGACCGAACTGTCAGCCAT ctgaatgtgtgtttgcagtgtgtctgtagagttgtgtgtttgttggtggtTCCTGTTCTGCTCTATGTGTTCTGGTTCTACATTCATCTGAGTATCCTGAACCGCAGTGGACCACATGACCAACTGATGAGCTCCGCCTTCCAGGCCAGTCTGCAG GGAGGTCTCTCCAGGATCACTCAGGGTCAACCACTGGAAGTTGCATACGGCAGTCAAGTTACTCTGAGGAGCTCGGCCTCCCAGCCAATCCCCTGCTGGCTCCACTCACACAAAGCCAATTACCCAATCAG GTATGAAAATGGGCGGGGCAGCTCCCACCAGCAGCAGGTCACCTGTTATCCCTTTAAAGACGTCAACAACTGGTGGATCATCAAAGACCCCAGCAG aCAGGAGCTGGTGGTCAGCAGTCCTCCTCGACCGATCCGTCATGGTGATGTCATCCAGCTGGTTCATGGGATGACCTCACGCTTCCTCAACAG CCATGATGTAGCAGCTCCCATGAGTCCTCATGCTCAGGAAATCTCCGGTTACATCGACTTTAATGTCTCCATGCCAGCTCAGAACCTGTGGAGAGTG GAAGTCTCTAACAGAGACTCTGAGTCCGAGGTGTGGAAGACGATACTGTCTGAGGTCCGGTTGGTCCACGTCAACACCTCAGCTGTCCTTAAG ctgaGCGGTGTGTCACTCCCGGACTGGGGTTTCCGTCAGCTCGAGGTTGTAGCAGAGAAACTGTTTAAagctcacagcagcagtttgggATGGACAGTGGAGGAGCACCGATACGGAACCA GTGAGGAGCAGAAGGAGCGTGAGGCCGAGCTTCATTCTCCAACTCACATTGACGTCGACAGAAAAATTTCCTTCTGGGCCAAATTTTTAGAGCTTCAG TGGAAGATGCTGACGGTGAAACAGGAGGACTCTGAACACAAATACAGCTCCGCCCCCTTAGAGTGGATCACTATGGAAACCAACATTGCATATTGGCTCCATCCCACCACCAac GCTCAGATCCACCTGATAGGTAACCCTGTGTCATGGGGTGTGGCCAACCTGTGCTTGATGGCCTATCAACTGCTAGCGGCTGTCTACCTGCTGAGGAGGAGGCGGGGTTTCAAAGACCTACCTGATG gtgtGTGGagtcagtttgtgtgtctgggctgtgtgtgtgttggtggttGGTTGGTGAACTTTGTTCCGTTCCTGCTGATGGAGAAAACTCTCTTCCTGTATCATTACCTGCCCGCCCAATGTTACCTGTACCTCCTGAGCCCCGCCCTGTTGGAGCACGCTCACACGCACCTGCTCAG CAGTGCGACACACCGACGCgctctgtgcatgtgtctgtctgcgGGGTTGTTGTCTGTCTTCTTGTCCTATCGAAACTTCTGCCCTTTGACCTACGGCAGCCCTGAGctctcagccaatcagctgcAAGCACTGAAGTGGAGAGACACCTGGGACATCCTATATCGCCGCCActag
- the pomt1 gene encoding protein O-mannosyl-transferase 1 isoform X2, translating into MMLQLPLVMTVQMDLVLLLVSVLAFWTRLSQLSYPNAVVFDEVYYGQFVSLYMKRVFFIDDSGPPLGHMILALGAYLGGFDGNFVWNRIGAEYPSSVNVWSLRLLPALCGALCVPLVYLLTLELKFSHLSALGAALLLLLENSLIVQSRFMLLESVLIFFVLLAVFSYLRFHNAPSCSWFRYGWLLLSGASCAAAIGVKYMGVFSHLLLLGVASLHTWTMIGDRTVSHLNVCLQCVCRVVCLLVVPVLLYVFWFYIHLSILNRSGPHDQLMSSAFQASLQGGLSRITQGQPLEVAYGSQVTLRSSASQPIPCWLHSHKANYPIRYENGRGSSHQQQVTCYPFKDVNNWWIIKDPSRQELVVSSPPRPIRHGDVIQLVHGMTSRFLNSHDVAAPMSPHAQEISGYIDFNVSMPAQNLWRVEVSNRDSESEVWKTILSEVRLVHVNTSAVLKLSGVSLPDWGFRQLEVVAEKLFKAHSSSLGWTVEEHRYGTSEEQKEREAELHSPTHIDVDRKISFWAKFLELQWKMLTVKQEDSEHKYSSAPLEWITMETNIAYWLHPTTNAQIHLIGNPVSWGVANLCLMAYQLLAAVYLLRRRRGFKDLPDGVWSQFVCLGCVCVGGWLVNFVPFLLMEKTLFLYHYLPAQCYLYLLSPALLEHAHTHLLSATHRRALCMCLSAGLLSVFLSYRNFCPLTYGSPELSANQLQALKWRDTWDILYRRH; encoded by the exons ATGATGCTGCAGCTCCCCCTGGTGATGACGGTTCAAATGGacctggtgctgctgctggtctctGTTCTGGCCTTCTGGACTAGACTGAGCCAGCTCAGCTACCCCAATGCAgtggt gtttgaTGAGGTGTATTATGGCCAGTTCGTGTCTCTCTACATGAAGAGAGTTTTCTTCATCGATGACAGCGGGCCGCCACTCGGTCACATGATCCTGGCCCTCGGAG CGTACCTAGGAGGATTTGATGGGAACTTTGTGTGGAACAGAATTGGAGCAG AATATCCCAGTAGTGTGAATGTGTGGAGTCTGCGGTTGCTGCCGGCTCTGTGTGGAGCTCTCTGTGTTCCTCTGGTTTACCTGTTGACTCTGGAGTTGAAGTTCTCtcacctgtctgctctgggAGCTgcgctgctgttgctgctgg AGAACTCTCTGATTGTTCAGTCGCGTTTCATGCTGCTCGAGTCTGTTCTCATCTTCTTTGTGTTGTTGGCCGTCTTTTCATACCTGCGCTTCCACAACGCCCCCAGCTG CTCCTGGTTCAGGTACGGATGGCTGCTACTCTCAGGTGCCTCCTGTGCTGCAGCAATTGG GGTCAAGTATATGGGTGTGTtctctcacctgctgctgctgggcgTGGCCTCTCTGCACACCTGGACTATGATTGGGGACCGAACTGTCAGCCAT ctgaatgtgtgtttgcagtgtgtctgtagagttgtgtgtttgttggtggtTCCTGTTCTGCTCTATGTGTTCTGGTTCTACATTCATCTGAGTATCCTGAACCGCAGTGGACCACATGACCAACTGATGAGCTCCGCCTTCCAGGCCAGTCTGCAG GGAGGTCTCTCCAGGATCACTCAGGGTCAACCACTGGAAGTTGCATACGGCAGTCAAGTTACTCTGAGGAGCTCGGCCTCCCAGCCAATCCCCTGCTGGCTCCACTCACACAAAGCCAATTACCCAATCAG GTATGAAAATGGGCGGGGCAGCTCCCACCAGCAGCAGGTCACCTGTTATCCCTTTAAAGACGTCAACAACTGGTGGATCATCAAAGACCCCAGCAG aCAGGAGCTGGTGGTCAGCAGTCCTCCTCGACCGATCCGTCATGGTGATGTCATCCAGCTGGTTCATGGGATGACCTCACGCTTCCTCAACAG CCATGATGTAGCAGCTCCCATGAGTCCTCATGCTCAGGAAATCTCCGGTTACATCGACTTTAATGTCTCCATGCCAGCTCAGAACCTGTGGAGAGTG GAAGTCTCTAACAGAGACTCTGAGTCCGAGGTGTGGAAGACGATACTGTCTGAGGTCCGGTTGGTCCACGTCAACACCTCAGCTGTCCTTAAG ctgaGCGGTGTGTCACTCCCGGACTGGGGTTTCCGTCAGCTCGAGGTTGTAGCAGAGAAACTGTTTAAagctcacagcagcagtttgggATGGACAGTGGAGGAGCACCGATACGGAACCA GTGAGGAGCAGAAGGAGCGTGAGGCCGAGCTTCATTCTCCAACTCACATTGACGTCGACAGAAAAATTTCCTTCTGGGCCAAATTTTTAGAGCTTCAG TGGAAGATGCTGACGGTGAAACAGGAGGACTCTGAACACAAATACAGCTCCGCCCCCTTAGAGTGGATCACTATGGAAACCAACATTGCATATTGGCTCCATCCCACCACCAac GCTCAGATCCACCTGATAGGTAACCCTGTGTCATGGGGTGTGGCCAACCTGTGCTTGATGGCCTATCAACTGCTAGCGGCTGTCTACCTGCTGAGGAGGAGGCGGGGTTTCAAAGACCTACCTGATG gtgtGTGGagtcagtttgtgtgtctgggctgtgtgtgtgttggtggttGGTTGGTGAACTTTGTTCCGTTCCTGCTGATGGAGAAAACTCTCTTCCTGTATCATTACCTGCCCGCCCAATGTTACCTGTACCTCCTGAGCCCCGCCCTGTTGGAGCACGCTCACACGCACCTGCTCAG TGCGACACACCGACGCgctctgtgcatgtgtctgtctgcgGGGTTGTTGTCTGTCTTCTTGTCCTATCGAAACTTCTGCCCTTTGACCTACGGCAGCCCTGAGctctcagccaatcagctgcAAGCACTGAAGTGGAGAGACACCTGGGACATCCTATATCGCCGCCActag